In Nocardioides sp. JS614, the sequence CCCGCCGCGAGCTTGCGCCGCAGGTTGCCGACGTGGACCTCCACGAGGTGCGTGTCCGAGGCCCAGTCGGTGCCCCACACGCTGCGCAGCAGGGCCTCGCGCGACCACACCCGGGAGGGCGCCCGCATCAGCTCGGTCAGCAGGTCGAACTCGGTGCGGGTCAGCACCAGCTCCTGGCCGTCGCGGAACGCGCGCCGGCCCTCCACGTCCACGCGCAGCGGACCGTGCACGAGGAGCTCGTGCGGGTCCTCGGCGGGCGCGTCCGGGCGCTGGGCGCCACCTCCGGTGCGCGGCCGGCGGAACATCGCGTTCACCCGGGCCTTGAGCTCGCGGGCGCTGAACGGCTTGGCGATGAAGTCGTCGGCACCGGTCTCGAGGCCGAGCAGCCGGTCGATCTCGTCGTCACGGGCGGTGATCATCACGACGTATGCGTCGCTGATCTCGCGGATCCGCCGGCAGGCCTCGATCCCGTCGATCCCCGGCAGCCCCAGGTCCAGGGTGATCAGGTCGGGCTGCCGGTCGCGGACCGCCGCCACCCCTTCGAGGCCGGAGCCGACGGCGAACACCTCGAAGCCCTGGGTCTCGAGGGTGTACACGATGAGCGCGCGGATGTCCTCGTCGTCCTCCACCACGAGCGCGACCCGCCCGAGCGAACCGGGCACGCCCGCTGAGACAGGCCCCACGTCGGTCTCCATGCGCCGATGATGCCACTTCTTGCGGAATTCTTGAGATACGCCGGTCCGCGGCTCAGGCGTCGTCGTGGCGGTGGTAGAGCCCGGTCATCGTCCCCGCCGGGTCGAGCCGCGGCAGCAACGCATCCGCGATCTCGGTCAGCTGCGCGACCTGCGCGGGGGTGAGCGCGTCGATGACGCGGTCGCGGACGTGGGCGACATGGCCGGGCGCGGTCTCCTGGACGGTGCGCCAGCCGGCGTCGGTGAGGTGGGCGTCCGTGGCCCGCCGGTCGTCGGTGGCGGGGACTCGGCGTACCAGCGCGCGCTTCTCCAGCCGCCGGACCACGTGCGAGAGCCGGGGCAGGGTGGCGTTGGTCTGGGCCGCGAGCGCCGTCATCCGCAGCACCCGGCCGGGCGCCTCGGAGAGCGTCGCGAGCACGTAGTACTCGAACATCGTCAGCCCCGCGTCCCGGCGGAGCTGGGTGTCGAGCACCCCCGGTAGCAGTTCGACCACCGCGACCAGTCGCACCCAGGCGGCCAGCTCGGCCTTGCTCAACCATGCGGTCTCCACGGCTCGAGTGTGCCCCAGAAAAGTTGTGGGAACAATTAACGTGATGGCATGGTTCATTGAAGCGACAACCAAATTGGTTGTCGTGCGACGTCTACGAAGGGACCACTCTCATGACCACCGTCACCATCCTCGGAACCGGCAACATGGGCCCGGCCATCGCCAGCGTCGTCGAGCGCGGCGGGCACAGCGCCCAGCTGCTCGGCGAAGCCGACAGCGCCACCCCCGTCAGCGGCGACATCGTCGTCCTCGCCGTGCCCTACCCGGCCCTGCCCCAGGTGCTCGCCGAGCGCGGCGCCCAGCTCGCCGGCAAGATCGTCGTCGACATCACCAACCCGGTGGACTTCGAGACCTTCGACTCCCTCACCGTGCCCGCCGACTCCTCGGCCGCCGCCGAGCTTGCGGCCGCGCTGCCGGACTCCCGGGTCCTCAAGGCCTTCAACACGACCTTCGCGGCCACCCTGGCCTCCGGGACGATCGGCGACCGGGTCACCACCGTCCTGATCGCCGGCGACGACGCCGACGCCAAGGCCCGCCTGGGCGAGCTCGTGACCGCCGGCGGCCTGCGCGCCATCGACGCCGGCTCGCTGCGCCGGGCCCGCGAGATGGAGGCGCTCGGCTTCCTGCAGATCAGCCTCGCCGCCGGCGAGAAGATCGCCTGGACCGGCGGCTTCGCCGTCCAGGGCTGAGACCGCGGCCCGTCCCGACCGTCCCGACCAACCCGACCA encodes:
- a CDS encoding response regulator transcription factor — its product is METDVGPVSAGVPGSLGRVALVVEDDEDIRALIVYTLETQGFEVFAVGSGLEGVAAVRDRQPDLITLDLGLPGIDGIEACRRIREISDAYVVMITARDDEIDRLLGLETGADDFIAKPFSARELKARVNAMFRRPRTGGGAQRPDAPAEDPHELLVHGPLRVDVEGRRAFRDGQELVLTRTEFDLLTELMRAPSRVWSREALLRSVWGTDWASDTHLVEVHVGNLRRKLAAGTDGSTRFIRTVRGVGYRMELPA
- a CDS encoding MarR family winged helix-turn-helix transcriptional regulator; amino-acid sequence: METAWLSKAELAAWVRLVAVVELLPGVLDTQLRRDAGLTMFEYYVLATLSEAPGRVLRMTALAAQTNATLPRLSHVVRRLEKRALVRRVPATDDRRATDAHLTDAGWRTVQETAPGHVAHVRDRVIDALTPAQVAQLTEIADALLPRLDPAGTMTGLYHRHDDA
- a CDS encoding NADPH-dependent F420 reductase; translated protein: MTTVTILGTGNMGPAIASVVERGGHSAQLLGEADSATPVSGDIVVLAVPYPALPQVLAERGAQLAGKIVVDITNPVDFETFDSLTVPADSSAAAELAAALPDSRVLKAFNTTFAATLASGTIGDRVTTVLIAGDDADAKARLGELVTAGGLRAIDAGSLRRAREMEALGFLQISLAAGEKIAWTGGFAVQG